From the Flavimarina sp. Hel_I_48 genome, one window contains:
- the thrA gene encoding bifunctional aspartate kinase/homoserine dehydrogenase I, whose amino-acid sequence MKTLSIQNFKTQSGHTLDLPLSYEHFGQPLHSAPIILVNHALTGNSHVAGDDGWWNSIIGEGKCIDTRSYSVLSFNIPGNGYDGFLIENYKDFVARDIAEIFIVGLETLKIQKLFAIIGGSLGGGISWEMAALRPKLTQHLIPVASDWKSTDWLIANCQIQEQILLNSSQPVHDARMHAMLCYRTPESFKNKFQRSTNADLKIFNVESWLDHHGTKLKDRFQVSAYKLMNQLLKTIDVTRDLDNSFEILEKVAANIHIVGVDSDLFFTPEENRETYKQLAQVKNNVTYGEINSVHGHDAFLIEFEQLEQLLAPIFKENNANKKLKVVKFGGKSLANGEGIATVVKILEQKVQNNERIAVVLSARGGATDELEAILNQARAGEEYQHQLKAFKKYQKGDYEVDLKEEFEKLDKLFEGVSLLHDYSPRVKDEVLSYGELISVKLITQLLQNKGIKARFADSRELIKTNDVHGNAHPLDKVSKENVIRHFAKYNGDTVNIITGFIGSNADNHTTTLGRNGSNYTAALLANYLDASELQNYTHVDGIYTANPELVPDAQKISQLSFGEANELANFGTTILHAKTIIPLLEKNIPLRILNTFNQDDTGTLITAQTESEGIKSLSVLENMSLINLEGRGLLGKAGIDARIFRALGSQNISVSIISQGSSERGIGLVVAAGDANRAVIALEQEFESDFYNRDVNRIEVIDSVAVVSIIGQDLSTFHKPYSALIKNGIVPLLFNNTITGKNVSVVLKHKQLHKALNVMHGEIFGIAKRVNLGIFGHGNVGSTLIDQILNSTEKLSARKGIKLQVFAVANSKKILLNRDGIDFHWQEKLAETAENGGVAEVIAFAKANHLANLIAIDNTASAHFIENYTALVDNGFDLVSSNKVANTVDFEFYTQLRKTLAENQKRYLYETNVGAGLPLIDTIRLLHLSGENITRIKGVFSGSLSYLFNAFSEENRPFSEVLLEAIDRGYTEPDPREDLSGNDVGRKLLILARELDLHNEFNDVQIENLIPEKLASGDVDNFINRLGELDTTFEKFKKEQDENHVLRYVGELSGDLTHENGGKLEVKLVSVPKNSALGQVKGSDSIFEIYTESYGENPLVIQGAGAGAAVTARGVFGDILRLAERE is encoded by the coding sequence TTGAAAACACTTTCAATACAGAATTTTAAGACACAATCTGGCCATACGCTTGATCTTCCGTTGAGTTATGAACATTTTGGGCAGCCCTTGCACAGCGCTCCCATTATTCTCGTCAACCATGCCCTTACGGGAAACTCGCACGTTGCCGGCGACGATGGCTGGTGGAACAGTATCATAGGCGAGGGGAAATGTATTGATACGCGCAGTTATAGCGTGCTTTCCTTTAATATTCCCGGGAATGGCTACGATGGTTTCTTGATTGAAAATTATAAAGATTTTGTCGCTCGCGATATCGCGGAGATCTTTATTGTAGGACTTGAAACGCTTAAAATTCAGAAGCTTTTTGCCATTATAGGCGGTTCTCTGGGTGGCGGTATATCCTGGGAAATGGCGGCACTGCGGCCCAAACTGACCCAGCATTTGATTCCCGTGGCTTCTGACTGGAAATCTACGGACTGGCTAATCGCAAATTGCCAGATCCAGGAACAGATTTTGTTGAACAGCAGCCAGCCCGTGCACGATGCGCGCATGCATGCCATGTTGTGCTACCGCACGCCAGAATCGTTCAAAAATAAATTTCAGCGCAGCACGAATGCAGATCTTAAGATATTTAATGTCGAAAGTTGGCTGGACCACCATGGTACTAAACTCAAAGATCGTTTTCAGGTTTCTGCCTATAAACTGATGAACCAGTTGCTCAAAACAATTGATGTGACGCGCGATCTTGATAATTCTTTTGAAATTCTTGAAAAAGTAGCCGCTAATATTCATATCGTTGGGGTAGACTCTGATTTGTTTTTTACTCCGGAAGAAAACCGGGAAACGTATAAGCAGCTCGCTCAGGTAAAAAATAATGTAACCTACGGCGAAATTAATTCCGTGCACGGCCATGATGCTTTTTTGATTGAGTTTGAACAACTGGAACAATTACTGGCACCAATTTTCAAGGAAAATAATGCCAATAAGAAGCTAAAAGTGGTCAAATTTGGCGGTAAATCGCTTGCTAATGGAGAAGGTATCGCCACGGTAGTAAAAATCCTGGAGCAAAAAGTGCAGAACAACGAGCGTATAGCGGTAGTACTTTCTGCACGTGGAGGCGCTACAGACGAGCTCGAAGCTATACTGAACCAGGCGCGCGCCGGTGAGGAATATCAACATCAGTTAAAGGCTTTTAAAAAATATCAAAAGGGCGACTACGAGGTAGATCTCAAAGAAGAATTTGAGAAGCTTGACAAACTTTTTGAAGGCGTAAGCCTGCTGCATGATTATAGTCCGCGGGTGAAGGATGAAGTGCTTAGCTATGGCGAACTTATTTCAGTAAAGCTGATTACGCAATTGCTTCAAAATAAAGGGATAAAAGCCCGTTTTGCCGACTCCCGAGAGCTTATCAAAACGAATGATGTTCATGGCAATGCGCATCCGCTGGATAAGGTTTCCAAAGAAAATGTGATACGCCATTTTGCAAAATACAACGGTGATACGGTAAATATCATTACTGGTTTTATAGGCTCAAATGCAGATAATCACACCACCACACTGGGCCGCAATGGCAGTAACTATACCGCGGCACTTTTAGCGAATTATCTTGACGCTTCTGAATTGCAGAATTACACGCACGTGGATGGTATTTATACCGCAAACCCAGAACTGGTCCCTGATGCGCAGAAAATCAGTCAGCTGAGTTTTGGCGAGGCGAATGAACTGGCCAATTTTGGGACGACTATTTTGCATGCAAAAACGATTATTCCGTTGCTGGAAAAGAATATTCCGCTGCGCATTCTCAACACGTTCAATCAGGATGATACCGGTACATTGATTACCGCGCAGACTGAAAGTGAAGGCATAAAATCGCTTTCGGTGCTTGAAAATATGTCGCTGATCAATCTCGAAGGCCGCGGCCTTCTAGGAAAAGCGGGGATTGATGCCCGTATATTCAGGGCGCTGGGAAGCCAGAACATTAGTGTGAGTATCATTTCACAGGGCTCATCAGAACGCGGGATAGGACTGGTCGTTGCTGCCGGGGATGCCAACCGTGCGGTGATCGCGCTGGAGCAGGAATTTGAAAGTGATTTCTACAACCGCGATGTGAATCGTATAGAGGTCATTGACTCTGTTGCGGTGGTGAGCATCATAGGTCAGGATCTGAGTACGTTCCACAAGCCCTACAGTGCCCTTATAAAAAACGGCATTGTACCGCTACTTTTCAACAATACCATTACCGGAAAAAACGTGAGCGTGGTCTTAAAACATAAGCAACTTCACAAAGCGCTCAATGTGATGCATGGTGAGATTTTTGGCATTGCAAAACGGGTGAACCTGGGGATTTTTGGGCATGGTAATGTGGGAAGCACGCTCATTGACCAGATTTTAAATTCAACTGAAAAACTAAGCGCGCGCAAAGGAATAAAGCTGCAGGTTTTTGCAGTTGCCAACTCTAAAAAAATCCTTTTAAATCGGGATGGAATTGATTTCCACTGGCAGGAAAAATTGGCTGAAACGGCAGAAAATGGCGGAGTTGCTGAGGTTATCGCTTTCGCGAAAGCGAACCACCTGGCAAATCTGATCGCAATAGACAATACCGCAAGCGCTCATTTTATTGAAAATTATACTGCATTGGTAGATAACGGTTTTGACCTTGTTTCTTCCAATAAAGTGGCCAATACGGTAGATTTTGAATTTTATACGCAATTGCGAAAAACACTTGCCGAAAATCAAAAGAGATATTTATATGAGACGAATGTAGGTGCAGGGTTGCCACTCATAGATACCATACGTTTACTGCATCTTTCCGGAGAAAATATCACACGGATAAAAGGTGTGTTTTCGGGGTCATTAAGTTATCTTTTTAACGCGTTTTCAGAAGAAAACAGGCCATTTTCCGAAGTTTTACTGGAAGCGATTGACCGGGGTTATACAGAGCCAGATCCACGCGAAGATCTTTCAGGAAACGATGTGGGGCGCAAATTATTGATCCTGGCGCGTGAACTCGATCTTCACAATGAATTCAATGATGTACAAATTGAAAACCTGATCCCTGAAAAACTTGCCAGTGGGGATGTGGATAACTTTATAAACCGTCTGGGCGAACTGGATACAACTTTTGAAAAATTTAAAAAGGAACAGGATGAAAATCATGTGCTGCGTTATGTAGGCGAACTTTCTGGTGATCTTACCCATGAAAATGGCGGGAAATTGGAAGTAAAACTGGTCTCTGTGCCTAAAAATTCGGCGTTGGGGCAAGTAAAAGGCAGTGATTCCATATTTGAGATCTATACGGAATCTTACGGGGAAAACCCACTTGTCATTCAAGGCGCTGGTGCCGGGGCAGCGGTAACCGCCCGGGGCGTTTTTGGTGATATTCTAAGATTGGCAGAACGGGAATGA
- the metK gene encoding methionine adenosyltransferase, translated as MPYLFTSESVSEGHPDKIADQISDTLLDNFLAFDPEAKVACETLVTTGQVVLAGEVKSNTYIDVQTIAREVINDIGYTKGDYKFSGDSCGVISLIHEQSQDINQGVDRESKEEQGAGDQGMMFGYATKETENYMPLALDISHRIMIELAKLRREDNEIKYLRPDAKSQVTIEYSDDNVPQKIVAIVVSTQHDPFDADDEKMLKKIKEDIIKILIPRVKNALPEELGKLFNEEITYHINPTGKFVIGGPHGDTGLTGRKIIVDTYGGKGAHGGGAFSGKDPSKVDRSAAYASRHIAKNLVAAGVADEVLVQVSYAIGVVEPTSIYVETYNSSHVDATDGEIAKKVRELFDMRPSAIEKRLKLRNPIYRETASYGHLGKSPKTITKIFESPYCGKVTKEVELFTWEKLDYVDKVKETFGI; from the coding sequence ATGCCATATTTATTTACTTCGGAAAGTGTTTCTGAAGGACATCCAGATAAAATTGCAGACCAAATTAGTGATACGCTTCTAGATAATTTCCTGGCTTTTGACCCAGAGGCCAAAGTTGCCTGCGAAACCCTTGTAACTACAGGTCAGGTGGTACTTGCCGGCGAAGTGAAAAGCAATACTTACATTGATGTACAAACTATTGCCCGTGAGGTAATCAATGATATTGGTTACACAAAAGGGGATTATAAGTTCAGTGGTGATAGCTGTGGCGTGATTTCGCTTATTCATGAGCAATCGCAGGATATCAATCAGGGTGTAGACCGGGAATCTAAAGAAGAGCAAGGCGCGGGCGATCAGGGAATGATGTTTGGCTATGCGACAAAAGAGACCGAAAACTATATGCCGCTTGCACTTGATATCTCACACCGTATCATGATCGAACTTGCAAAATTGCGCAGGGAAGACAACGAGATCAAATACTTGCGCCCAGATGCAAAATCGCAGGTCACCATCGAATATTCGGATGATAATGTGCCTCAAAAAATTGTCGCCATTGTTGTTTCTACCCAGCATGATCCTTTTGATGCCGATGATGAGAAAATGCTAAAAAAAATCAAGGAGGATATAATCAAAATTTTGATTCCCCGTGTTAAAAATGCCCTCCCAGAAGAATTGGGAAAACTATTTAATGAGGAGATCACATACCACATAAACCCAACGGGTAAATTTGTAATAGGTGGCCCGCATGGCGATACCGGCCTAACCGGACGCAAAATCATCGTTGATACCTACGGTGGAAAAGGTGCGCACGGTGGTGGTGCTTTTTCAGGCAAAGACCCCAGTAAAGTGGACCGCTCTGCTGCCTATGCGTCGCGTCATATTGCAAAAAACCTTGTTGCGGCCGGTGTTGCTGATGAAGTTTTGGTTCAGGTTTCTTATGCCATTGGTGTGGTGGAGCCAACTTCCATTTATGTAGAGACCTATAATTCTTCTCATGTAGATGCTACGGATGGTGAAATTGCAAAAAAAGTACGTGAGCTATTTGACATGCGGCCTTCGGCAATTGAAAAACGCTTGAAATTACGTAACCCAATTTATAGGGAAACCGCTTCCTACGGTCACCTTGGGAAGTCACCAAAAACGATTACAAAAATATTTGAAAGCCCCTATTGCGGTAAAGTAACGAAAGAAGTTGAATTGTTTACCTGGGAAAAACTTGATTACGTAGATAAGGTAAAGGAAACTTTCGGGATATAA
- a CDS encoding 2-hydroxyacid dehydrogenase, with amino-acid sequence MSLLLIRNDKNYEPWLKAIKKIDPDFPVFTPESLKNKEDVNMILAWKAPHGSFDNYPNNKVIGSMGAGVDHLFEDPSLPENIKMTRIVDENLIGDMQEFVLAQTLNAIKNLNTYTTFQKEHNWKPIPYKRAPDVTVGIMGLGVLGEAVAKTLHRNNFKLTGWANSKKDIDGLESFAGDEQLDDFLATTEILVCLLPLTEETKNILNKNLFKKLPDNAYIINVARGGHVVDDDLTEALKNGKLSGAALDVFHTEPLPEDHPFWDNEKILITPHTASKSDPSSIADQVVENYKRLQSGEELKNTVSREKNY; translated from the coding sequence ATGTCCCTACTACTTATACGTAACGATAAAAATTACGAACCATGGCTCAAAGCCATAAAAAAAATAGATCCAGATTTTCCGGTTTTTACCCCAGAAAGCCTGAAAAATAAGGAAGATGTGAATATGATCCTGGCCTGGAAAGCTCCCCACGGAAGTTTTGACAATTATCCAAACAATAAGGTAATTGGATCAATGGGAGCCGGGGTTGATCACCTTTTTGAGGACCCCAGCCTGCCTGAAAATATTAAGATGACCCGCATTGTTGATGAAAACCTGATAGGCGATATGCAGGAATTTGTATTGGCTCAAACACTAAACGCCATTAAAAACCTAAATACATACACGACTTTTCAAAAAGAACATAATTGGAAACCTATCCCCTATAAACGCGCTCCAGATGTAACCGTAGGTATCATGGGTCTTGGCGTTTTAGGAGAAGCGGTCGCAAAAACACTGCACAGAAATAATTTTAAACTTACAGGTTGGGCAAATTCTAAAAAAGATATTGACGGACTAGAAAGTTTTGCAGGTGATGAGCAGTTGGATGATTTCCTGGCTACCACGGAAATTTTGGTTTGTCTTCTACCTCTTACCGAAGAAACCAAGAATATTTTGAACAAAAATCTCTTTAAAAAACTTCCCGATAATGCATATATAATCAACGTCGCACGTGGTGGACATGTGGTAGATGATGATTTGACAGAAGCCCTGAAAAATGGAAAACTAAGCGGCGCGGCCCTTGACGTCTTTCATACAGAACCTCTACCGGAAGACCATCCATTTTGGGATAATGAAAAGATTCTGATCACACCCCACACAGCCAGTAAAAGCGATCCCTCTTCTATTGCAGATCAGGTCGTGGAAAACTACAAAAGATTGCAAAGCGGAGAGGAATTGAAAAACACCGTTTCCAGGGAGAAAAACTATTGA
- a CDS encoding DUF302 domain-containing protein, with product MKKFILFIFITFFFLACKNDNTDCCVMPNELPNVDGLAISQSENSFDNTYNAIRSALQNNDAIGIVAEVDHEANAESVDLELGHSKVILFGNPNLGTPLMQENQLAGLDLPQKILVYEKNGNVFAAYNSTGYLSNRYNLTAMTLEQIEIALSDLVTNATNVVPTIPGDDTVDFQEGVVTVDSNKPFSATYDALRSAIADNSNLKIIAELDHQENGTSVGKTIRPTRLIVFGNPRSGTPLMQNKRSIAIDLPQKMLVWQDDAGITHISYNDPDYLASRHAIDGNTEILKTISDALSNLSEAGAK from the coding sequence ATGAAAAAATTCATACTATTTATATTTATAACGTTTTTTTTTCTTGCCTGTAAAAACGATAATACGGATTGTTGTGTAATGCCCAATGAATTACCCAATGTAGACGGACTGGCTATTTCGCAGAGCGAAAACAGTTTTGATAATACCTATAATGCTATACGCTCTGCATTGCAAAACAATGATGCCATAGGAATTGTTGCTGAAGTTGATCACGAAGCTAACGCTGAATCCGTTGATCTGGAGCTTGGTCATAGCAAAGTAATACTTTTCGGTAATCCCAATCTGGGAACGCCTCTAATGCAGGAAAATCAGTTGGCCGGGCTGGATCTTCCTCAAAAAATACTGGTTTACGAAAAAAATGGGAATGTTTTTGCCGCTTATAATAGCACGGGCTATCTATCTAATCGCTACAACCTGACTGCAATGACCCTGGAGCAAATTGAAATAGCGCTGAGCGATCTGGTCACAAATGCAACGAATGTTGTACCCACAATTCCAGGAGATGATACTGTTGATTTTCAAGAAGGGGTAGTTACGGTAGATAGCAATAAACCCTTTAGCGCAACTTATGATGCGTTAAGATCTGCGATTGCTGACAATAGCAATCTGAAAATTATTGCTGAACTTGATCATCAGGAGAATGGCACGTCTGTGGGTAAAACGATTCGCCCCACACGGTTGATTGTTTTTGGAAATCCCAGGTCAGGTACGCCCCTTATGCAAAACAAACGTAGCATCGCTATAGATCTCCCTCAGAAAATGCTGGTTTGGCAAGATGATGCAGGAATCACCCATATTTCGTACAATGACCCAGATTATTTGGCCAGCAGGCACGCTATTGATGGAAATACCGAGATTTTAAAAACTATTTCAGATGCGCTCAGCAACCTTAGCGAAGCAGGAGCAAAATAG
- a CDS encoding O-acetylhomoserine aminocarboxypropyltransferase/cysteine synthase family protein, which yields MSTQKFSTQALHAGHDTTKNGGTRAVPIYQTSAYVFDNADHAAALFNLSQPGNIYTRLNNPTNDILEQRLAAIEGGIGAVVTASGAAAINTALLTLLKTGDHIVSSSSLYGGTYNLLSVTLPRFGIDTTFVDPGDASNFQHAIKENTRAIFIESLGNPKLDVLDIEAISAVARANKIPLIVDNTVATPALLNPIKHGANIVIHSLTKYINGNGTSLGGAIIDAGTFDWSSGKFPEFTEPSKGYHGLIYHDALAEAAFIAKVRVEGLRDHGAALSPFNAFQIIQGLETLEIRMKKHSENALDLAKWLHNQEEVEWVNYPGLENSEYSDLVKKYLPKGQSGIVTFGVKGGFESAKTIADETKIFSLLANIGDTKSLIIHPASTTHQQLDDTAQEATGVTKDLIRLSVGIEDIEDLKADLISAFSHIVKV from the coding sequence ATGAGCACACAAAAATTCTCGACCCAGGCCTTGCACGCCGGTCATGACACCACAAAAAATGGCGGTACAAGGGCGGTGCCCATTTACCAGACCTCTGCGTATGTCTTTGACAATGCAGACCATGCCGCGGCACTGTTCAACCTTTCCCAACCGGGCAATATTTATACCCGGCTCAACAATCCCACAAACGATATTCTAGAGCAACGTCTTGCCGCAATTGAAGGCGGTATTGGCGCTGTGGTTACGGCTTCGGGAGCGGCAGCGATCAACACAGCTTTACTTACCTTATTAAAAACTGGCGACCACATTGTATCTTCCAGCAGTCTTTATGGAGGCACTTATAATTTACTGAGTGTCACCTTACCCCGGTTTGGGATTGATACTACTTTTGTAGATCCAGGCGATGCCTCTAACTTTCAGCATGCCATAAAGGAAAATACCCGCGCGATCTTTATAGAATCCCTCGGGAACCCAAAACTCGACGTGCTGGATATTGAAGCTATTTCTGCGGTAGCAAGAGCGAACAAGATTCCGTTGATCGTTGATAATACGGTGGCAACGCCGGCATTGCTCAACCCTATTAAACACGGCGCAAATATCGTAATCCATTCGCTTACGAAATATATAAATGGAAACGGGACGTCACTTGGCGGAGCCATAATCGACGCCGGGACTTTTGACTGGTCCAGCGGAAAATTCCCTGAGTTTACAGAACCTTCAAAAGGTTATCACGGTTTAATTTACCACGATGCCCTGGCAGAAGCTGCATTCATCGCAAAAGTTCGTGTAGAAGGTTTGCGCGATCACGGTGCCGCTTTGAGTCCGTTTAACGCTTTTCAGATCATTCAGGGATTGGAAACGCTGGAGATCAGGATGAAAAAACACAGCGAAAACGCACTTGATCTCGCAAAATGGCTACACAATCAGGAAGAAGTAGAATGGGTAAATTATCCTGGTCTGGAAAATAGCGAGTATAGCGATCTGGTTAAAAAATATTTGCCAAAAGGCCAAAGCGGGATTGTGACTTTTGGTGTAAAAGGCGGTTTTGAAAGTGCAAAAACCATTGCAGATGAAACCAAGATCTTTTCACTACTGGCAAATATTGGCGATACAAAATCACTCATCATTCACCCGGCAAGCACCACGCACCAGCAACTGGACGATACTGCGCAGGAAGCAACCGGTGTGACAAAAGACTTGATTCGGCTTTCTGTGGGAATTGAAGATATTGAAGATCTGAAAGCCGACTTAATTTCTGCTTTTTCCCATATAGTAAAAGTTTAA